The sequence GCTGCATGCctatctacttttttcttttttttttttctctagccctcttttctttttccaaaggtATCCAAGCTACACAGAACTGGAAATATAACAAGTGTCTCAGAATTCTTCCTCATTGGCCTCTCAGATGATGCAGAActgcagcctgtgctcttcaccctgttcctgtccatgtacctggtcaccatgttggggaacctgctcatcatcctggctgtcacctctgacccccatctccacacccccatgtacttcttcctctccaacctgtccttagTTGACTTTGGTTTCATCTCCACCACTGTCCCCAAGATGATTGTGGACATCCAAACTCACAGCAGAGTCATCTCCTATGCTGGCTGCCTGACACAGatgtctgtttttattctttttgggggCATGGATTGTACACTTCTGACTGCAATGGCCTATGATCGGTTTGTAGCCATCTGTcacccactgcactaccaggtCATCAAGAACTCACACTTCTGTTGCTTCCTagtttttgtgtcattttttgttAGTCTTTTGGAGTCCCAGCTGCACAATTTGATTGTGTTACAACTTACCTGCTTCAGGGATGtggaaatttctaatttcttctgtgaCCCTTCTCAGCTCCTCAAGCTTGCCTGTTCTGACACCTTCACCAATAACACAGTCAAGTATTTTGTTGGTGCTATCTttggttttctccctttctcgGGGATCATTTTCTCatactataaaattatttcctccattctcagAGTCCCCTCATCAGGTGGGAGGTATAAAGCCTTCTCTACCTGTAGCTCTCACCT is a genomic window of Hippopotamus amphibius kiboko isolate mHipAmp2 chromosome 15, mHipAmp2.hap2, whole genome shotgun sequence containing:
- the LOC130836913 gene encoding olfactory receptor 18-like, which codes for MYLVTMLGNLLIILAVTSDPHLHTPMYFFLSNLSLVDFGFISTTVPKMIVDIQTHSRVISYAGCLTQMSVFILFGGMDCTLLTAMAYDRFVAICHPLHYQVIKNSHFCCFLVFVSFFVSLLESQLHNLIVLQLTCFRDVEISNFFCDPSQLLKLACSDTFTNNTVKYFVGAIFGFLPFSGIIFSYYKIISSILRVPSSGGRYKAFSTCSSHLAVVCLFYGTRLGVYLSSAVSQSPRKDAVASVVYTVVTPMLNPFIYSLRNRDIKRAMWRFLSKMF